The following proteins come from a genomic window of Botrytis cinerea B05.10 chromosome 14, complete sequence:
- the Bcdbp5 gene encoding Bcdbp5 — MAESKSTSWADEVASPTIEKNEGNPLEEAQLDGATEPLGGGTLQDGQYEVEVKLSDIQGDETSPLYSVETFEQLGIDASILKGLYAMNFKKPSKIQEKALPLLLRNPPTNMIAQSQSGTGKTAAFVITILSRLDFSKPTTPQALCLAPSRELARQIEGVIRSIGQFVDGLTVQAAIPGAVERNAKVNAMVVVGTPGTVMDLIKRRSIDASQMKILCLDEADNMLDQQGLGDQCMRVKSMIRVEQILLFSATFPDEVYGFAQDFSPRANEIKLKRDELTVSGIKQMFMDCPNEVGKYEILVKLYGLMTIGSSIIFVKRRDTASNIAERLTKEGHKVAAVHGAFEGSERDQVLEDFRQGKAKVLITTNVLARGIDVQSVSMVINYDVPMKGRSDSEPDPETYLHRIGRTGRFGRVGVSISFVFDRKSYDALNQIANHYNIDLIKLNQDDWDETEEIVKKVIKSSRAGTNLQS; from the exons ATGGCTGAATCCAAGAGCACATCTTGGGCAGATGAGGTTGCATCACCCACTATAGAAAAAAATGAGGGAAACCCTTTGGAGGAGGCGCAACTCGATGGTGCTACTGAGCCTTTGGGAGGTGGTACTCTCCAGGACGGTCAATATGAGGTTGAGGTTAAACTCAGCGATATTCAAGGTGATGAAACTAGTCCCTTGTATTCTGTAGAGACATTTGAGCAGTTGGGAAT TGATGCCTCGATTCTCAAGGGTCTTTATGCgatgaatttcaaaaagccTTCCAAGATCCAAGAAAAAGCCCTTCCACTCTTACTTCGCAACCCGCCAACAAATATGATTGCGCAATCACAATCAGGCACAGGAAAGACTGCCGCGTTCGTTATCACTATTTTATCACGTCTCGATTTTTCAAAGCCAACTACTCCCCAAGCATTATGTTTAGCACCAAGTCGCGAACTTGCCCGCCAAATCGAGGGTGTCATTAGAAGCATTGGGCAATTTGTCGATGGCTTGACTGTACAGGCAGCCATTCCAGGTGCGGTGGAGCGAAATGCTAAAGTAAATGCAATGGTTGTTGTAGGCACACCTGGTACGGTAATGGACTTGATCAAGAGAAGATCGATCGACGCATCGCAGATGAAGATTCTATGTCTGGACGAGGCAGACAACATGTTGGATCAGCAGGGTCTCGGAGACCAGTGCATGCGAGTTAAGTC GATGATTCGGGTCGAGCAGATCCTACTCTTTTCCGCGACTTTTCCCGATGAGGTCTACGGCTTTGCTCAGGATTTTTCGCCTCGTGCAAATGAGATTAAGTTGAAGCGCGATGAACTTACTGTGTCCGGAATTAAGCAGATGTTCATGGATTGTCCCAACGAGGTCGGGAAATATGAGATTTTGGTCAAGCTTTATGGTTTGATGACAATTGGTTCCTCGATCATTTTTGTCAAG CGAAGAGATACAGCCAGTAATATTGCTGAACGATTGACAAAGGAAGGGCACAAAGTTGCTGCGGTTCATGGTGCTTTTGAAGGTTCGGAACGTGATCAAGTACTTGAAGATTTCCGTCAAGGAAAGGCCAAGGTTCTCATCACTACGAATGTTCTTGCCCGAGGTATCGATGTTCAATCTGTCTCTATGGTCATCAACTACGACGTCCCTATGAAGGGCCGATCAGATTCAGAGCCAGACCCAGAAACCTACCTTCACCGTATTGGTCGAACCGGAAGATTCGGACGTGTCGGTGTCAGTATCAGCTTTGTCTTCGACAGAAAGAGTTATGATGCACTCAACCAAATCGCAAATCATTATAACATCGATCTTATTAAGCTCAACCAAGATGATTGGGATGAGACGGAGGAGATTGTGAAGAAGGTCATTAAGTCAAGCCGTGCTGGAACCAACTTACAGTCTTAA
- the Bcbzz1 gene encoding Bcbzz1, translating to MAEVDIAPQFGLELKDGFKSANAWVANGINWIGSDIEGFYRERSIIEKEYSAKLAALAKKYYEKKTKKSSSLSVGDTPVMTPGSLESASLTTWTTQLTTLESRAAEHDRFGGELITQVAEPLKVLGGRFDEIRKRHVEYAEKLEKERDATYADLRKMKGKYDAACQEVENKRKKAESSFDYSKTKAQNAYQQQILEMHNVKNSYLIAINVTNKQKEKYYHEYIPDLLDSLQDLYESRTIKLNAIWSLAAQLEKGMLERSTEFVNHVLVEIPRNQPTLDCMMFVRHNVGTWQEPPDKPFEPSPVWHDDDAMMVGDTAKVFLRNVLSKSKNQLGDLRREVDLKRREVESTKRVKQQIREGKDKRDEVEVVRAIFALQEELHQVDHRRLTAEVETSTITEAVGDVTLGSKSHNFKSQTFKIPTNCDLCGERIWGLSAKGFDCRDCGYTCHSKCEMKVPAECPGEQTKDEKKKLKAERQEAANAVKAPGTGLADSVAELPTMSRSNTMNSLSSGYAASAHRSISAKSPTEETPPDAAGDRRRSISSSLKPSGLIKKNRVVAPPPTAYVSELPGSSVADVSASKEPRGRMLYAYDANGGEEVTVSEGEEITILEPDDGGWTKIKHGSKEGLVPTAYLEILPPSSPPNPTTRPISIISTSGSSISAGKKQGPVVAPKRGAKKLKYVEALYEYTARTDAEHNMAEGERFVLIKDDPGDGWMEVEKGGHVKSVPANYVQIV from the exons ATGGCGGAGGTTGATATTGCTCCCCAATTCGGCCTTGAGTTGAAG GATGGATTCAAATCGGCAAATGCTTGGGTAGCCAACGGTATCAACTGGATAGGCAGCGACATAGAAGGATTCTATCGCGAAAGGAGCATCATCGAGAAGGAATACAGCGCAAAGCTTGCGGCTTTAGCAAAGAAGTATtatgagaagaagacgaagaagtcGAGCAGTTTAAGTGTCGGCGACACACCTGTTATGACCCCTGGGTCACTTGAGAG TGCGTCACTAACAACATGGACTACACAACTCACCACTCTCGAATCTCGCGCAGCGGAACACGATCGTTTTGGAGGAGAATTGATCACGCAAGTGGCAGAACCACTCAAGGTACTTGGAGGACGTTTCGACGAGATAAGAAAACGCCACGTTGAATATGcggaaaaattggaaaaggagagagatgCTACGTATGCGGATCTGCGCAAGATGAAAGGGAAATATGATGCTGCATGTCAGGAAGTCGAAAACAAACGGAAGAAGGCGGAATCTTCGTTTGATTATTCAAAGACAAAAGCACAAAACGCATACCAACAACAGATCCTCGAGATGCACAACGTCAAGAATAGCTACTTAATCGCTATAAATGTTACGAATAAACAAAAGGAGAAATACTATCATGAGTATATTCCGGATCTTCTTGACAGCTTACAAGACCTCTACGAATCGCGCACAATCAAACTCAATGCCATATGGTCGCTAGCGGCGCAATTAGAAAAGGGGATGCTAGAACGGAGCACAGAGTTTGTCAATCATGTATTGGTTGAGATTCCAAGAAATCAACCTACTCTAGATTGTATGATGTTTGTCAGACATAATGTAGGAACTTGGCAAGAGCCTCCGGATAAGCCATTCGAACCAAGTCCTGTATGGCACGACGACGATGCGATGATGGTGGGAGACACTGCTAAGGTCTTTCTTCGAAACGTTCTTAgtaaatctaaaaatcaaCTTGGGGATCTGAGGAGAGAAGTGGATTTGAAACGACGAGAAGTTGAAAGCACGAAACGTGTGAAGCAGCAAATCAGAGAGGGTAAAGATAAGCGGGACGAAGTCGAAGTTGTTAGAGCCATTTTTGCTTTACAAGAAGAACTACATCAGGTTGATCACAGAAGGCTGACTGCGGAGGTTGAAACATCAACAATTACGGAAGCCGTGGGAGATGTTACGTTAGGCTCGAAGAGTCACaacttcaaatctcaaacctTCAAAATACCCACTAATTGCGATTTGTGTGGTGAACGTATTTGGGGACTTTCGGCAAAGGGTTTCGATTGTAGAGATTGTGGTTATACGTGCCACAGCAAATGTGAGATGAAGGTCCCAGCTGAATGTCCAGGAGAGCAGACTAAagacgagaagaagaaattgaaagcaGAACGTCAAGAAGCTGCCAATGCAGTTAAAGCCCCAGGTACAGGTCTTGCAGATAGTGTTGCGGAACTTCCAACCATGAGTCGATCTAATACTATGAATTCATTAAGTTCAGGTTATGCTGCTAGTGCACATAGATCCATCTCGGCAAAATCTCCAACCGAGGAAACACCTCCAGATGCGGCGGGTgatcgaagaagaagcataTCTTCGAGTCTCAAGCCCAGCGGACTTATAAAGAAGAACAGAGTTGTGGCTCCTCCGCCAACAGCATATGTTAGCGAATTACCAGGTAGTAGTGTGGCTGACGTATCGGCATCAAAAGAACCGAGAGGGAGAATGTTATATGCGTATGACGCTAATGGTGGCGAAGAAGTCACAGTTAGCGAAGGCGAAGAAATTACAATCCTCGAACCAGATG ATGGCGGCTGgaccaaaatcaaacatgGATCCAAGGAAGGTCTAGTCCCCACCGCCTACCTCGAAATTCTACccccttcttcccctccaaaCCCTACGACTAGACCAATCTCTATAATCTCCACCTCTGGTTCCTCCATATCCGCTGGTAAGAAGCAGGGCCCAGTTGTGGCACCAAAAAGAGGAGCCAAAAAGTTGAAATATGTAGAAGCACTTTATGAATACACGGCGCGGACTGATGCGGAACACAATATGGCTGAAGGCGAGCGCTTTGTGCTTATCAAGGATGATCCTGGagacggatggatggaagttgAGAAGGGGGGGCACGTGAAGAGTGTACCGGCAAATTATGTACAGATTGTTTAG
- the Bcgst5 gene encoding Bcgst5 gives MGLKLYGMRQATCTQRVLTTLAEKGVDYELILVNLMAGEQKAPSYLEKQPFGKVPVLDDNGFLIYESRAICKYLARKYADKGTKLIPAEGDVKGYGSFEQACSIEQAYLDVETFGLWFENFIKPARGWGATSPEAVQKHLQTLDNNLAVYDQILSKQKYLAGDEITLADLYHLPHGTQALKYGFQDLLGKYPHVNKWWEGLQARDSWKEVVAAAA, from the exons ATGGGTCTCAAACTCTACGGTATGCGTCAAGCAACTTGCACTCAACGAGTACTCACTACACTCGCCGAGAAAGGCGTTGACTACGAGTTAATTCTTGTCAACCTTATGGCAGGAGAGCAAAAGGCACCTTCGTATCTTGAGAAGCAGCCTTTTGGAAAGGTTCCCGTCCTCGACGATAACGGTTTCTTGATTTACGAGAGCAGGGCCATATGCAAGTACCTTGCTCGAAAGTATGCCGACAAGGGTACAAAACTCATCCCTGCAGAGGGCGATGTGAAAGGCTACGGTTCATTTGAACAA GCTTGCTCGATTGAACAGGCTTACCTTGATGTTGAGACTTTCGGTCTCTGGTTCGAAAACTTCATCAAACC TGCCAGAGGATGGGGTGCCACTAGCCCAGAGGCAGTTCAGAAACATCTCCAAACACTTGACAACAACCTCGCCGTCTACGACCAGATCCTTTCGAAGCAAAAGTATCTTGCGGGAGATGAAATTACTTTGGCTGATTTGTATCATTTACCACACGGTACACAGGCGTTGAAATATGGATTTCAAGACCTACTCGGAAAGTATCCCCACGTGAACAAGTGGTGGGAAGGACTTCAAGCTAGAGACAGCTGGAAAGAAGTAGTTGCTGCGGCTGCTTAG